A stretch of Desulfofalx alkaliphila DSM 12257 DNA encodes these proteins:
- a CDS encoding [Fe-Fe] hydrogenase large subunit C-terminal domain-containing protein, with protein MGLITTNEAKCRDCYRCIRTCPVKAIEITSNRETGAHHAKVIDNLCIERGCCILACPQSAKKLSTWDFDEVKKLLTQGGHVAAAVAPSHAAAIPLDDPRKLPDLLRRLGFSIVQETSIGAELVIRHHLRLGFSKPLIGSSCPVVVNIVERYYPELIPMLAPVVSPMVAHGRYIRSEHPGYHVVFIGPCVAKKAERKVEGIDDAVDYVLGFNELMELAEERGIDIESLKPAEFDNPPLGVANLFPLEGGMQRGIGHGLVDHEKNYVSLTGVQDCLQYLEHLATGGIKNPPRFMELLACRGGCIDGPLSLCREESIYVRRQKVLEYYRSLKQDDAVELQLPAELLKREYVNKKIIQSMPSENEIEDILLLTGKTKPEDELNCGACGYETCRDKAVAVYQGKAEMQMCIPYMRDRAESLSNVVMSAMPNGIIIVGQDLTILEMNSAAEKLFKCSGKELVGEKLAKLISPENYVRVLNNKKMMHISREYPEYGITVNEIIFPVEDQQIVVGIFIDITEERRHHEQFELMKNQTIMQAQEVIEKQMMVAQEIAGLLGEATAESKIHLSRLIKLMREDAVRKE; from the coding sequence ATGGGCTTAATTACTACAAATGAAGCCAAGTGTAGAGATTGTTATCGCTGTATTCGTACTTGTCCGGTAAAGGCGATAGAAATAACCTCCAACAGAGAAACCGGGGCACATCACGCCAAGGTAATAGATAATTTGTGCATTGAGAGGGGCTGTTGTATACTGGCCTGTCCCCAGAGTGCTAAAAAACTGTCCACCTGGGATTTTGACGAGGTGAAAAAACTTCTAACCCAAGGGGGACATGTGGCAGCTGCGGTGGCACCTTCCCATGCTGCAGCTATACCCCTTGATGATCCCCGTAAATTACCCGACCTCTTGCGCAGGCTTGGTTTTAGTATTGTGCAGGAAACTTCCATAGGTGCTGAATTGGTGATCCGTCATCATCTCAGGTTGGGTTTTTCTAAACCGCTCATTGGCAGTTCTTGCCCGGTGGTGGTTAATATTGTGGAGAGATACTACCCAGAGTTGATACCGATGCTGGCTCCGGTGGTTTCGCCCATGGTGGCCCACGGTCGTTATATTCGTTCTGAGCACCCGGGTTACCATGTGGTGTTTATTGGCCCCTGTGTTGCCAAAAAGGCTGAACGTAAGGTTGAGGGTATCGACGATGCGGTGGATTATGTATTGGGCTTTAATGAATTGATGGAATTGGCTGAGGAGCGGGGCATAGATATCGAGTCTCTAAAACCTGCTGAGTTTGATAATCCTCCATTGGGAGTGGCCAACCTGTTCCCCTTGGAGGGGGGAATGCAAAGGGGCATCGGCCACGGCTTGGTTGATCATGAGAAAAACTATGTGTCGCTCACAGGGGTGCAGGATTGTTTGCAGTATTTAGAGCACCTGGCCACCGGCGGAATTAAAAATCCTCCCCGTTTTATGGAGCTGCTTGCCTGTAGGGGCGGTTGTATTGACGGCCCCCTGTCCTTGTGCCGTGAAGAGAGTATTTATGTGCGCCGGCAAAAGGTATTGGAATATTATCGCTCTCTAAAACAAGATGATGCGGTTGAATTACAACTGCCTGCTGAGCTTCTTAAAAGAGAATATGTGAACAAAAAAATAATACAAAGTATGCCAAGCGAAAATGAAATTGAAGATATACTGCTGCTTACCGGCAAGACTAAGCCGGAGGATGAACTAAACTGCGGCGCCTGCGGTTACGAAACCTGCAGGGATAAGGCTGTGGCAGTTTACCAGGGTAAAGCGGAGATGCAAATGTGTATCCCCTATATGCGTGATCGGGCGGAATCGCTGTCTAATGTTGTCATGTCTGCCATGCCCAACGGTATTATTATTGTGGGTCAGGATTTAACAATATTAGAAATGAATTCAGCGGCGGAAAAATTGTTTAAATGTTCCGGCAAAGAGCTTGTGGGGGAAAAACTGGCTAAACTAATTAGTCCCGAAAACTACGTTCGGGTGTTGAATAACAAAAAAATGATGCATATTTCCCGGGAGTATCCCGAATATGGCATTACAGTAAATGAGATTATCTTCCCGGTTGAGGATCAACAAATTGTGGTGGGAATATTCATAGATATCACTGAAGAAAGGCGCCACCATGAGCAGTTTGAGTTAATGAAAAACCAAACCATTATGCAGGCCCAAGAAGTGATAGAAAAACAAATGATGGTGGCCCAGGAGATAGCGGGCTTGTTGGGTGAAGCTACAGCAGAAAGTAAAATACATTTGAGCAGGTTGATTAAGTTAATGAGGGAAGATGCCGTGCGGAAGGAGTAA
- a CDS encoding SpoIIE family protein phosphatase, translating to MKLRLDVGISQLKKHNEELCGDSVEVVRTENANIVVLSDGLGSGVKANILSQLTVKTAATMLKMGGHIDEVIETIACTLPTCQIRNLAYSTFSIAQVMDDGRTYLVEYDNPQVFVGHHNKMFKPRRVVRNIGEKTIKEYFFQMRNNDWLVMISDGVLHAGVGNVMNMGWGWERVSRHLEESFSPDKDATEWADEITQLCYNLYGEKPGDDTTVVVVKARIPNFVTIMIGPPRRKEDDVKVVEKLMANPGAKIVCGGTTGNIVGRILGREVAVDLSSNCNKIPPMGILPGIDLVTEGAVTLVYALEHLKYGTKLKDLKNKKDGASRLAALLLQADDIHFIVGTAENPALLGSGVPSIYTYKQHVIRDLIYVIKEKGKRVTEEYY from the coding sequence ATGAAACTGCGTTTAGATGTAGGTATATCTCAGCTGAAAAAACATAATGAAGAGTTGTGCGGCGACAGCGTAGAAGTGGTTCGCACTGAAAATGCCAATATAGTGGTTTTATCTGACGGTTTGGGAAGTGGAGTAAAGGCCAACATACTCTCACAATTGACGGTGAAAACCGCAGCCACCATGCTTAAAATGGGTGGACATATAGATGAAGTAATAGAAACCATTGCCTGTACCTTACCTACCTGCCAAATTAGAAACTTAGCCTACAGCACCTTCTCTATTGCACAGGTGATGGATGACGGTCGTACATACCTGGTGGAGTACGACAACCCGCAGGTGTTTGTGGGTCATCATAATAAAATGTTTAAGCCCCGCCGGGTGGTGCGCAATATTGGTGAAAAAACCATTAAAGAATATTTTTTTCAGATGAGAAATAATGACTGGCTGGTGATGATCAGCGACGGTGTGCTGCACGCCGGTGTGGGAAATGTAATGAACATGGGTTGGGGTTGGGAGCGAGTAAGCAGACACCTGGAAGAAAGCTTCTCCCCAGATAAAGATGCCACCGAATGGGCAGACGAGATAACTCAATTATGTTATAATTTATACGGAGAAAAACCGGGGGACGATACCACCGTGGTGGTGGTTAAGGCCCGCATACCAAATTTCGTTACCATTATGATAGGCCCTCCCCGAAGAAAAGAGGACGACGTTAAGGTTGTAGAGAAATTAATGGCTAATCCCGGTGCCAAGATTGTGTGCGGTGGAACTACCGGTAACATTGTGGGCCGCATACTGGGCCGTGAAGTGGCCGTGGATTTATCATCCAACTGCAATAAAATACCGCCCATGGGCATACTGCCGGGTATTGACCTGGTAACCGAGGGTGCGGTAACCCTGGTGTACGCCCTGGAACATTTAAAATACGGAACTAAACTTAAGGACTTAAAAAATAAAAAAGACGGGGCCAGCAGGCTTGCCGCCTTACTTTTACAAGCTGACGACATTCATTTTATTGTTGGTACCGCCGAAAACCCGGCACTGCTGGGCAGCGGAGTACCATCCATCTATACGTACAAGCAGCATGTTATTCGCGATTTAATTTATGTAATTAAAGAAAAAGGTAAACGGGTAACCGAAGAATACTATTAA
- a CDS encoding NAD(P)H-dependent oxidoreductase subunit E, translated as MKEKNCCNCNNDIVNVVSQQPSIEIESKPPAKHRIAVCLGTSCHLRGGSDLLQQLITELGIQPGEVTEDGIFALEVVRCLGACAVGPVLMVDKVLYPNMEPGKVPGVIKSYR; from the coding sequence ATGAAAGAAAAAAACTGCTGTAATTGTAATAACGATATTGTGAATGTGGTCTCACAACAACCAAGTATAGAAATTGAAAGTAAACCTCCGGCCAAGCATAGAATAGCAGTGTGCTTGGGCACTTCATGTCACCTGAGGGGTGGCTCAGATTTGCTGCAACAGTTGATAACTGAACTGGGAATACAGCCCGGCGAGGTAACCGAGGATGGTATTTTTGCCTTGGAAGTGGTGCGCTGCCTGGGTGCCTGTGCGGTTGGTCCGGTACTGATGGTGGATAAGGTCTTATACCCCAACATGGAACCGGGAAAGGTGCCAGGTGTGATAAAAAGTTATAGGTAG
- a CDS encoding polyprenyl synthetase family protein, with protein MLDIFKEIRKDLRAVEDELQQVVQHHHPLLNETSSHLLNAGGKRLRPAFALLSGKFYNYQLEKVLPLAVALELLHMASLVHDDVVDSAATRRGIPTVKAKWGNRISMHTGDLIFAKALVLISKYEDTPLITKVLSQISVKMCEGEIQQLSSAYQINQSIKDYLYRVQRKTALLIAASCQLGAVACGAPKEIYMPLRRYGHKIGIAFQIIDDILDMVADQQKLGKTLGADLRQGIITLPMLYALKNSPRKERLAQLISKESKTEEEVFEAIDIIKECGSIEYSNLVVDRYISGAKKELDLLPDVQAKNTLLVIADFVKHRKF; from the coding sequence GTGCTTGATATTTTTAAAGAAATACGTAAGGACCTGAGGGCGGTGGAAGACGAACTGCAGCAAGTGGTGCAGCATCATCATCCGTTGTTAAATGAAACATCCAGTCACCTTTTAAATGCCGGAGGAAAAAGACTACGTCCGGCTTTTGCACTTTTGTCCGGAAAATTTTATAATTATCAATTAGAAAAGGTGCTGCCGCTGGCGGTGGCACTGGAATTATTACATATGGCCAGCCTGGTGCATGATGACGTGGTGGATTCTGCAGCCACCAGGCGGGGTATTCCCACCGTAAAGGCTAAGTGGGGCAATCGCATATCCATGCATACCGGCGACTTAATTTTTGCCAAAGCCCTGGTACTGATTTCCAAGTATGAAGATACACCCCTTATCACAAAGGTACTGTCTCAAATCAGTGTAAAAATGTGCGAAGGGGAAATACAGCAGCTTTCCAGCGCCTACCAAATAAATCAATCGATCAAGGATTACTTATACCGGGTCCAGCGTAAAACCGCCTTATTAATTGCAGCCAGCTGCCAGTTGGGTGCTGTTGCATGCGGTGCCCCCAAAGAAATATATATGCCTCTGCGCAGGTACGGGCACAAAATAGGTATCGCCTTTCAAATTATAGATGATATACTAGACATGGTTGCAGATCAGCAAAAACTTGGCAAAACCCTTGGGGCAGACTTGCGCCAGGGAATAATTACGCTGCCCATGCTTTATGCTTTAAAAAACAGTCCCCGTAAAGAACGTCTGGCTCAATTGATCAGCAAGGAAAGCAAAACGGAAGAAGAGGTTTTTGAGGCAATTGATATCATTAAGGAATGTGGAAGCATTGAGTATTCTAATTTAGTTGTGGATCGCTATATTTCAGGGGCCAAAAAGGAGCTGGACCTTTTGCCTGATGTACAGGCTAAAAATACCCTATTGGTAATAGCTGATTTTGTAAAACATAGAAAATTCTAG
- a CDS encoding precorrin-2 dehydrogenase/sirohydrochlorin ferrochelatase family protein, with translation MAQLYPIYLRLAGEKCLVVGGGKVAQRKVKSLLKSDACVTVVSPRLTSELHRLKEEHKITYHAEEFKEGHLEGMQLVISATDNEEVNRRVAELCFSKNILVNVADDPGKCSFFVPAVVRQGDLSIAVSTGGKSPLLAARIREQLERTYGPEYAEFLELLGQVRIDLIQNIDQPEKRREILEDIVQSDILSLIKEKRYEDIKERIQNAYRGRGR, from the coding sequence ATGGCACAGTTGTATCCCATATATCTGCGTTTGGCGGGAGAAAAATGCCTGGTGGTGGGCGGTGGCAAAGTGGCCCAGCGCAAGGTGAAATCGTTATTAAAGAGTGACGCCTGCGTCACTGTGGTTAGCCCCCGGTTGACTTCCGAACTGCACAGATTAAAGGAAGAGCATAAGATTACTTATCATGCTGAAGAATTTAAAGAAGGACACCTGGAGGGCATGCAGTTGGTAATCAGTGCCACCGACAATGAAGAGGTCAACCGCCGGGTGGCAGAACTGTGTTTTTCTAAAAATATTTTAGTAAATGTGGCGGATGATCCTGGCAAATGCAGTTTTTTTGTACCGGCGGTGGTACGCCAAGGAGATCTTTCCATTGCAGTATCCACCGGAGGTAAAAGTCCCCTTTTAGCCGCTCGCATTAGGGAGCAGTTAGAAAGGACCTATGGACCAGAATATGCTGAATTTCTAGAATTATTGGGTCAGGTGCGTATCGATTTGATACAAAACATAGACCAACCTGAAAAAAGACGAGAAATTCTGGAGGATATAGTACAATCGGATATTCTTTCTTTAATAAAGGAAAAAAGATACGAAGATATAAAGGAGCGAATTCAAAATGCTTATCGTGGCCGTGGGCGTTAA
- the hemA gene encoding glutamyl-tRNA reductase — MLIVAVGVNHRTAPVEIREKLSFLPHSLPANLKKLHHYPGIEGCAIISTCNRTEIYAVPRELDEGLHAIWNFLSEYSGLDISEIKNCTFCHTLYDSIRHLFRVSAGLDSMILGETQILGQVREAYEVALKAGTTNNVINTLFQQAIVVGKRVRTETGIDKNAVSVSYAAVELAKQKFGELNGRSVLVVGAGKMSELTAKHLVSNGVSGVIVSNRSFDRAEMLAEKFNGKAVKFEELSSHMKGADIVISSTAASHYVIRYPDIQELLNDNPGKKVMLIDIAVPRDIDPRIGELPGVSLYDIDDLQSVVDNNLAERRQAAVASESIIEDELNEFMRWLATQFVVPTIAALKKMGEEIKQKELERALNRLGDVSDRQYKVISSMANSIVKQLLHFPVVRLKEYAVTTEGHLYTEVLQNLFDLEVDGQRPKKKEPPKQIDLSAWVSEEEYYRSKGQNGGASLEKNY; from the coding sequence ATGCTTATCGTGGCCGTGGGCGTTAACCATCGCACCGCGCCGGTTGAAATTAGGGAAAAGCTTTCGTTTCTACCCCACTCATTGCCGGCCAACCTCAAGAAATTGCACCATTATCCCGGTATTGAAGGCTGTGCTATCATTTCCACCTGTAACCGCACTGAGATTTATGCTGTACCCCGTGAGCTAGATGAAGGGCTACACGCCATTTGGAACTTTTTATCTGAGTATTCCGGCCTAGATATTTCAGAAATAAAAAATTGTACCTTTTGCCACACCCTCTACGACTCTATCAGACATTTGTTTCGGGTTTCAGCCGGTTTGGATTCAATGATACTGGGCGAAACTCAAATATTGGGCCAGGTGCGAGAGGCCTATGAGGTTGCACTGAAGGCGGGCACCACCAATAATGTTATTAATACGCTCTTTCAGCAGGCCATTGTGGTGGGTAAAAGGGTGCGCACTGAAACGGGCATTGACAAAAACGCCGTATCTGTAAGTTATGCGGCAGTGGAGCTGGCCAAGCAAAAATTCGGTGAATTAAACGGCCGTTCTGTGCTGGTGGTGGGGGCAGGTAAAATGAGCGAGCTCACCGCCAAACACCTGGTTTCCAACGGAGTATCGGGAGTAATTGTGTCCAACCGCTCCTTTGACCGGGCTGAGATGCTGGCAGAAAAATTTAACGGCAAGGCCGTTAAATTCGAAGAACTCTCCAGTCACATGAAAGGTGCTGATATTGTAATTAGTTCCACCGCTGCCAGCCACTATGTTATTCGCTATCCGGATATACAAGAGCTGTTAAATGACAACCCAGGTAAAAAGGTAATGCTGATAGATATTGCTGTGCCGAGGGACATCGACCCCAGAATTGGCGAACTGCCCGGGGTATCCCTATATGACATTGATGACTTACAGTCGGTGGTGGATAACAACTTGGCCGAGCGCCGCCAAGCGGCGGTGGCGTCGGAAAGTATTATCGAAGATGAATTAAACGAGTTTATGAGGTGGCTGGCCACTCAGTTTGTGGTGCCCACCATTGCCGCCCTTAAAAAGATGGGCGAAGAAATAAAACAAAAGGAGCTTGAGCGGGCACTAAATCGGCTGGGCGATGTATCAGACCGCCAGTACAAGGTGATTAGCTCAATGGCCAATTCCATAGTAAAACAGTTGTTGCATTTCCCGGTGGTCAGATTAAAGGAATATGCGGTCACCACCGAAGGACACCTGTACACAGAGGTGCTGCAAAATCTCTTTGATTTGGAAGTGGACGGGCAGCGCCCGAAAAAGAAAGAACCGCCTAAACAAATTGACTTATCTGCCTGGGTCAGTGAGGAAGAATATTACCGGAGCAAGGGACAAAACGGGGGTGCCAGCCTTGAAAAAAACTATTAG
- the hemC gene encoding hydroxymethylbilane synthase, with protein MKKTIRVGTRESALALWQTNWVVEQLKKHHPDKNFEVIKMKTQGDKILDVALAKIGDKGLFTKELEQGMLRNEIDLAVHSMKDLPTQLPPGLTIGAICAREHPGDVLITPDGKELAELPKGARIGTSSLRRCAQLLRYRPDLKLESIRGNLSTRMKKMKLESLDGIVLAAAGVIRMGWTDSISQYIPYDICLPAVGQGSVGIEIREGDEEILQLVKAVENREAYLSITAERSLLRRLEGGCQVPIGALAQVDRDNLHMEATIVSLDGTKAVRDTIAGPAHRAAQLGLELAVRLLELGGNEILEEVRKENDQ; from the coding sequence TTGAAAAAAACTATTAGAGTAGGGACCAGGGAAAGTGCGCTGGCCCTGTGGCAGACTAATTGGGTGGTGGAGCAGCTAAAAAAACACCACCCCGACAAAAACTTTGAAGTTATTAAAATGAAAACCCAAGGGGATAAGATATTGGATGTGGCCCTGGCCAAAATTGGCGATAAGGGGCTGTTCACCAAAGAATTGGAACAGGGAATGCTGCGGAATGAAATTGACTTGGCAGTGCACAGCATGAAAGATTTACCCACCCAGCTTCCCCCGGGCTTAACCATCGGAGCAATCTGCGCCCGGGAACACCCCGGTGATGTGCTGATCACCCCCGATGGCAAGGAGTTGGCAGAGCTGCCTAAGGGGGCCCGGATAGGTACATCCAGCCTTCGCCGCTGTGCTCAGTTGCTCAGATATCGCCCTGATTTAAAATTGGAATCAATTCGCGGCAATCTAAGTACCCGGATGAAGAAAATGAAATTGGAGAGCTTAGACGGAATTGTGCTGGCGGCAGCAGGTGTTATTCGCATGGGCTGGACCGACAGCATCAGCCAATATATACCCTATGACATTTGCCTGCCGGCGGTGGGCCAGGGTTCGGTGGGTATTGAAATAAGGGAAGGCGATGAAGAGATACTGCAGCTGGTAAAGGCGGTGGAAAATCGGGAAGCTTACCTTTCTATCACCGCAGAGCGGTCCTTGCTGCGCAGGTTAGAGGGTGGTTGTCAAGTTCCCATTGGGGCCCTGGCCCAGGTGGATAGGGATAATTTGCATATGGAAGCCACCATTGTCAGCCTGGATGGAACCAAGGCGGTACGTGATACAATAGCCGGCCCTGCCCATAGGGCTGCCCAATTGGGCTTGGAACTGGCCGTTCGCCTGTTGGAACTGGGCGGTAATGAAATATTGGAAGAAGTGCGTAAGGAGAATGATCAGTAA
- the cobA gene encoding uroporphyrinogen-III C-methyltransferase — protein MKTGIVYLVGAGPGDPGLITKKGYQCIEKADVIVYDRLASPRLLTAAKPDAELIYVGKSPDRHAMKQHEINQLLVDKARAGLVVTRLKGGDPFVFGRGGEEAETLVENNIKFEVVPGITSAVAVPAYAGIPVTHRDATSNFAVITGNEDPTKEGSNIAWDKIATGIGTLVFLMGMGNLHLICEKLMQYGRPADTPVALVRWGTRPEQRTLVGTLEDIAEKAKQAEFKNPAVIVVGEVVNLREKLSWFEKKPLYGKRVLVTRSREQASILSRRIEELGGEPWEFPTIRVAEPEDYGPLDKALNQLSSYRWVVFTSVNGVKLFFKRLRTLNKDVRELYGVKICAIGPKTREALENYGLLVDYVPGEYRAEQIITGLEGKVQPGDRVLLPRADIARKILPQALAEMGAQVEDVVTYRTVLSTGNAGELKEMLERKELHVLTFTSSSTVRNFVELLAADNLNELLEGVTVASIGPITSSTAKELGVKVTVEAEEYTIEGLVDAILKSNI, from the coding sequence ATGAAAACCGGTATTGTTTATTTGGTAGGGGCCGGGCCAGGGGATCCTGGGCTGATAACCAAAAAGGGTTATCAGTGTATAGAAAAGGCAGATGTAATTGTGTACGACCGTTTGGCCAGCCCCAGACTGTTAACGGCAGCTAAACCCGATGCTGAGCTTATATATGTGGGCAAGTCGCCGGACAGGCATGCCATGAAACAGCACGAAATTAACCAACTGTTAGTAGATAAAGCCCGCGCCGGCCTGGTGGTGACCCGGCTAAAGGGAGGCGACCCCTTTGTCTTTGGCCGGGGCGGCGAAGAAGCTGAAACGCTGGTGGAAAACAATATTAAATTTGAAGTGGTGCCCGGCATTACCTCGGCGGTGGCTGTACCTGCCTATGCCGGTATTCCGGTAACTCATCGGGATGCCACCAGTAACTTTGCAGTGATTACCGGTAATGAGGATCCCACCAAGGAGGGTTCTAACATAGCCTGGGACAAAATAGCCACCGGCATTGGTACGCTGGTTTTTTTAATGGGCATGGGTAACCTGCATTTGATCTGTGAAAAGTTGATGCAATACGGTCGACCGGCTGATACACCGGTGGCCTTGGTGCGTTGGGGCACCCGCCCGGAACAGCGCACCTTGGTGGGCACACTGGAGGATATAGCCGAAAAGGCTAAGCAGGCGGAGTTTAAAAACCCGGCGGTTATTGTGGTGGGCGAAGTGGTGAATTTACGGGAAAAACTGTCCTGGTTTGAAAAAAAGCCCCTGTACGGCAAGCGGGTGCTGGTTACCCGCTCCCGGGAGCAAGCCAGTATACTTTCCCGGCGCATTGAAGAACTGGGCGGTGAGCCCTGGGAATTTCCCACCATTAGAGTGGCGGAGCCCGAGGACTACGGCCCCCTGGATAAGGCACTGAACCAACTGTCAAGTTACCGGTGGGTGGTGTTCACCAGCGTAAACGGGGTTAAATTATTCTTTAAACGCCTGCGGACCTTAAATAAGGATGTGCGTGAATTATACGGTGTTAAAATTTGTGCCATTGGGCCAAAAACCAGGGAAGCCTTAGAAAACTACGGCCTGCTGGTGGACTACGTGCCCGGGGAATACCGGGCAGAGCAAATCATCACCGGCCTGGAAGGAAAGGTGCAGCCCGGAGACAGGGTACTCCTGCCCAGGGCTGACATAGCCCGAAAAATATTACCCCAGGCCTTGGCTGAAATGGGTGCCCAGGTGGAAGACGTGGTTACTTACAGAACGGTGTTGAGTACAGGAAATGCCGGTGAATTAAAAGAAATGCTGGAGAGAAAGGAACTGCATGTGTTGACCTTCACCAGTTCTTCCACTGTAAGAAATTTTGTGGAGCTGTTGGCAGCGGATAATTTAAACGAGCTGCTGGAAGGAGTAACGGTGGCCAGCATCGGGCCCATTACCTCAAGCACAGCCAAGGAACTTGGCGTTAAGGTAACAGTGGAGGCTGAAGAGTATACCATTGAAGGTCTGGTGGATGCCATTTTGAAATCTAATATTTAG
- the nirJ1 gene encoding putative heme d1 biosynthesis radical SAM protein NirJ1 — protein MISVSRLLLGSEHFGDSLRYAKDSCRQTDGTHGGHGPVVVWNITRTCNLKCRHCYSSSEAKKYEGELTTEEGKEFLRDLAQFKVPVVLFSGGEPLIRPDFFELANYARQLGLRVTISTNGTLITPEVAQKIKDIGVGYVGISLDGIGENNDRFRGKKGAFDAALAGIRNCLGVGQKVGLRFTINRHNFNELNDIFDLLEREKIPRACFYHLVYSGRASHMKDEDISHQESRQALDLIMERTEEMHSRGLTKEILTVDNHADGVYIYLKLKEKDPARAEKAWEMLQRNGGNRSGIAIGQVDWYGNVHADQFSQHHTFGNVKERKFSDIWTKPSHPILKGLKNRKPLLKGRCAKCSWLKVCNGNFRPRAEAVYNDFWAEDPACYLTDEEIGLGEQ, from the coding sequence ATGATTAGCGTAAGCAGGCTGCTCTTGGGCAGTGAACATTTTGGGGATTCTTTAAGGTATGCAAAGGATAGCTGTAGACAGACCGACGGTACCCACGGCGGTCATGGTCCGGTGGTGGTATGGAATATTACCCGTACCTGCAACCTAAAATGCAGGCACTGTTATTCCAGCTCGGAGGCGAAAAAGTATGAGGGTGAATTGACCACCGAAGAGGGTAAAGAGTTTCTGCGGGATCTGGCCCAATTTAAGGTGCCTGTGGTGTTGTTTTCCGGCGGTGAACCGCTCATCAGGCCGGATTTTTTTGAATTGGCCAACTACGCCCGGCAGTTGGGGCTAAGGGTAACCATTTCCACCAACGGTACCCTGATCACACCGGAGGTGGCCCAAAAGATTAAAGATATCGGTGTGGGCTACGTGGGAATCAGTTTAGATGGCATTGGTGAAAATAACGACCGATTCCGAGGTAAAAAAGGTGCATTTGATGCAGCCCTGGCAGGTATTCGCAATTGCCTTGGGGTGGGGCAGAAGGTAGGCCTGCGCTTTACCATCAACCGCCACAACTTTAACGAGTTAAATGACATTTTCGACTTGCTGGAAAGGGAAAAGATTCCCCGGGCTTGTTTTTATCACCTGGTTTATTCCGGTCGGGCCAGCCATATGAAGGACGAGGACATCAGCCATCAAGAATCCCGCCAGGCCCTGGATTTAATTATGGAGCGCACCGAAGAAATGCACAGCCGGGGATTAACCAAAGAAATACTGACGGTGGATAATCACGCAGACGGGGTTTATATCTATCTGAAATTAAAAGAAAAGGATCCCGCCCGGGCAGAAAAGGCCTGGGAGATGCTGCAGAGAAACGGTGGCAACCGCAGCGGCATCGCCATCGGCCAGGTGGACTGGTACGGTAACGTCCATGCTGATCAGTTTAGCCAGCACCATACCTTTGGCAATGTAAAAGAGCGCAAATTTAGTGATATTTGGACCAAGCCATCCCATCCCATACTGAAGGGCTTAAAAAACAGGAAACCCCTCTTGAAGGGGCGTTGTGCCAAGTGCTCATGGCTAAAGGTCTGCAACGGCAATTTTCGCCCCCGGGCGGAAGCAGTATATAATGATTTTTGGGCCGAGGACCCGGCCTGTTATTTGACTGATGAAGAAATTGGTCTTGGGGAGCAGTAG